One window of the Pyrus communis chromosome 17, drPyrComm1.1, whole genome shotgun sequence genome contains the following:
- the LOC137722883 gene encoding hydrophobic protein RCI2B, translating into MGTATCIDIILAILLPPLGVFLRFGCHSEFWICLVLTLFGYIPGILYALYIITK; encoded by the exons ATGGGTACAGCGACCTGCATCGACATCATCCTCGCCATACTCTTGCCACCTCTTGGTGTCTTCCTCAGGTTTGGCTGTCAT TCGGAGTTTTGGATCTGTTTGGTGCTGACTCTGTTTGGTTACATCCCTGGTATTCTATATGCTCTCTATATCATCACCAAGTGA
- the LOC137722882 gene encoding hydrophobic protein RCI2A-like produces MGTATCVDIIIAILLPPLGVFLRFGCHSEFWICLVLTLFGYLPGIIYAIYAITK; encoded by the exons ATGGGTACAGCAACCTGCGTCGACATCATCATCGCCATCCTCTTGCCACCTCTTGGTGTCTTCCTCAGGTTTGGCTGTCAT TCGGAATTTTGGATCTGTTTGGTGCTGACTCTGTTTGGTTACCTCCCTGGTATTATATATGCCATCTATGCCATCACCAAGTGA